A region from the Triticum aestivum cultivar Chinese Spring chromosome 3D, IWGSC CS RefSeq v2.1, whole genome shotgun sequence genome encodes:
- the LOC123073695 gene encoding probable glutathione S-transferase GSTU6: MAGGGGDEEVTLLGHWGSAYVTRVRLALQLKGVSYSYVEEDLRSKSDLLLRCNPVHRAVPILIHNGRPVCESQIILQYIDEAFGPPALLPADPHERAIARFWAAYADDVLGAPWEKAYRAGTEEERVGWMRQVMAATDALEQGLSECTDGGRKGCFFGGERVGFVDVVLGGVVPLVHATVEISGDRLFGDAGRTPLLAAWLQRFGELDAAKALLPDVDRVVDYVRMIHAKNAAVKAPAN, translated from the coding sequence ATGGCCGGAGGCGGAGGAGACGAGGAGGTGACGCTGCTGGGCCACTGGGGGAGCGCGTACGTGACCCGGGTCCGGCTGGCACTGCAACTCAAGGGCGTGAGCTACTCTTACGTGGAGGAGGACCTGCGCAGCAAGAGCGACCTCCTCCTGCGCTGCAACCCCGTCCACCGCGCCGTGCCCATCCTCATCCACAACGGCCGCCCCGTCTGCGAGTCCCAGATAATCCTCCAGTACATCGACGAGGCCTTCGGACCTCCCGCCCTCCTCCCCGCCGACCCGCACGAGCGCGCCATCGCCCGGTTCTGGGCGGCCTACGCCGACGACGTGCTGGGGGCGCCGTGGGAGAAGGCGTACAGGGCCGGCACCGAGGAGGAGAGGGTCGGGTGGATGAGGCAGGTGATGGCGGCCACGGACGCGCTGGAGCAGGGGCTTAGCGAGTGCACCGACGGGGGCAGGAAGGGCTGCTTCTTCGGCGGCGAACGGGTCGGGTTCGTCGACGTCGTGCTCGGCGGCGTGGTGCCGCTGGTGCACGCCACCGTGGAGATCTCCGGGGACAGGCTCTTCGGCGACGCCGGCAGGACGCCCCTGCTGGCCGCCTGGCTGCAGCGCTTCGGCGAGCTCGACGCCGCCAAGGCGCTCCTGCCGGACGTCGACAGGGTCGTGGACTACGTCAGGATGATACACGCCAAGAACGCCGCTGTCAAGGCTCCTGCGAATTAA
- the LOC123073697 gene encoding xyloglucan galactosyltransferase KATAMARI1 homolog codes for MKPLSRNIQRELDAKAVADGEEDGKQHTERGVRRPSRLFYVGLLYTVLWALVFFHHFSTSVQSGNNAAAASPTVLQLKPSAFFSASRIFRRDPCAGRYVYMYDLPPRFNADLVRDCRRISGSPDVCKDVANDGFGPPIMGGGEGGSLPERGAYDTDQYMLGMIFHARMRRHECLTADPAAASAVYVPFYAGLDAAMHLDNADLAVRDALSRDLVDWLAQRPEWHAMGGRDHFLVSGRGTWDFLRRPDADGWGNALMTYPAIRNATFLTTEASPWHGHDFAVPFPSHFHPSSDADVAGWQDRMRRAQRGLLWCFAGGPRGGDTGTVRAQIIEQCGRSSRCSLLGKSAVTKPGHYAPGHAMRLLESAQFCMQPRGDGYTRKSTFDSMLAGCIPVFFHPVSAYLQYTWHLPRDYRSYSVFIPAGDVGRNGSIEEVLSKIPSEKVAQMREQVIRLIPTVMYRDPAAKGVTFKDAVDVALERVIHRVAKRRRSAAEGREHVDSVDGGDSWKYDLLEDGQEKIGPHEFDQYLYMHLAGDLVG; via the coding sequence ATGAAGCCCTTGTCGCGGAACATCCAGAGAGAACTCGACGCCAAGGCCGTGGCCGACGGGGAGGAAGACGGCAAGCAGCACACCGAGAGAGGCGTCCGGCGGCCGTCCCGGCTGTTCTACGTCGGCCTCCTCTACACCGTCTTGTGGGCCCTGGTATTCTTCCACCACTTCTCCACGAGCGTGCAATCAGGTAATaacgcggcggcggcgtcgcccaCCGTGCTCCAGCTCAAGCCGTCGGCCTTCTTCTCGGCGTCCCGCATCTTCCGCCGGGACCCATGCGCCGGACGGTACGTGTACATGTACGACCTGCCGCCGCGGTTCAACGCCGACCTCGTCCGCGACTGCCGCCGGATCTCGGGCTCCCCCGACGTGTGCAAGGACGTGGCCAACGACGGGTTCGGCCCGCCCATCATGGGCGGAGGCGAGGGCGGGTCGCTGCCGGAGCGGGGCGCCTACGACACCGACCAGTACATGCTGGGCATGATCTTCCACGCCAGGATGCGGCGGCACGAGTGCCTCACGGCCGACCCCGCAGCCGCCTCCGCGGTATACGTCCCGTTCTACGCCGGGCTCGACGCGGCGATGCACCTGGACAACGCAGACCTCGCGGTGCGGGACGCCCTGTCGCGGGACCTGGTAGACTGGCTGGCACAGCGGCCCGAGTGGCACGCCATGGGCGGGCGCGACCACTTCCTGGTCTCCGGGCGGGGCACGTGGGACTTcctccgccgccccgacgccgacgGCTGGGGCAACGCGCTCATGACCTACCCGGCCATCCGCAACGCCACGTTCCTCACCACTGAGGCGAGTCCGTGGCACGGCCACGACTTCGCCGTGCCGTTTCCGTCGCACTTCCACCCTTCGTCAGACGCGGACGTCGCCGGCTGGCAGGACCGCATGCGCCGTGCGCAGCGCGGCCTGCTCTGGTGCTTCGCCGGCGGGCCCCGTGGCGGCGATACGGGAACCGTGCGTGCCCAGATCATCGAGCAGTGCGGCCGGTCGAGCCGGTGCTCCCTGCTGGGCAAATCGGCGGTGACGAAGCCGGGGCACTACGCACCAGGCCATGCCATGCGGCTACTCGAGAGCGCCCAGTTCTGCATGCAGCCGCGTGGCGACGGGTACACGCGCAAGTCCACCTTCGACTCCATGCTGGCCGGCTGCATCCCGGTTTTCTTCCACCCGGTGTCCGCCTACCTACAGTACACCTGGCACCTGCCCAGGGACTACCGGAGCTACTCCGTGTTCATCCCCGCCGGCGACGTCGGCCGGAACGGCAGCATCGAGGAGGTGCTCAGTAAGATACCGTCGGAGAAGGTGGCGCAAATGCGGGAACAGGTCATCAGGCTCATACCCACCGTGATGTACCGGGACCCGGCGGCTAAGGGGGTTACGTTCAAAGACGCGGTGGACGTGGCCCTTGAGCGTGTCATCCACCGTGTGGCGAAGCGCCGGCGTTCCGCGGCCGAGGGACGGGAGCACGTGGACAGCGTCGACGGAGGTGATAGCTGGAAGTACGACTTGCTAGAAGATGGGCAGGAGAAGATAGGTCCGCATGAGTTTGATCAATATCTGTACATGCACCTAGCCGGAGATTTAGTTGGGTAG
- the LOC123076023 gene encoding xyloglucan galactosyltransferase KATAMARI1 homolog, which produces MKPFSRNIQRELDAAAVADGKQHTGRGARRPSRLFYLGLLYTVLWALVFFHHFNTSVQSGNNAAVASPTVLQLNPSAVFSASHIFRRDPCAGRYVYMYDLPPRFNADLVRECRRISGSPNVCKDVATDGFGPPITGGGEGGSLPERGAYDTDQYMLGVIFHARMRHHECLASEPAAAAAVYVPFYTGLDAAMHLDNADLAVRDALSRDLVDWLARRPEWRAMGGRDHFLVSGRGTWDFLRRPDADGWGNALMTYPAIRNATFLTTEASPWHGHDFAVPFPSHFHPSSDADVAGWQDRMRRAQRGLLWCFAGGPRGGDTGTVRAQIIEQCGRSSRCSLLGKSAVTKPGHYAPGHAMRLLESAQFCMQPRGDGYTRKSTFGSMLAGCIPVFFHPVSAYLQYTWHLPRDYRSYSVFIPAGDVGRNASIEEVLSKIPSEKVTRMREQVIRLISDVDPAAKGVTFKDAVDVALERVIHRVAKHRRAAAEGRELVDSVDGGDSWKYDLLQDGQEKIGPHEFDQYLYMHVTKDMEYFVPQKYHVPVRTSRKKHLEISATTTWENGKQSLINLVWELGTSSGRVDDLVVVELIGYQKRVSRAWQVPVHRYRKVKLRTLQTCSGQPAQGEVDRDWGAGASLVAGELEHDEVLVLVVSRHDVTEVVEDHDEGEKPWPHGKTNCKKEDKCDAAWISLHATSEAMMTKKDTRKEKCPQDKEEKMKAFIEIQRKRLEMEAVKQTKKLEMEAGKKRRMLEIEATNAKTKAKEVALACMAKGWRS; this is translated from the exons ATGAAGCCCTTCTCACGGAACATCCAGAGAGAGCTCGACGCCGCGGCCGTTGCCGACGGCAAGCAGCACACAGGGAGAGGCGCCCGGCGGCCCTCCCGGCTGTTCTACCTCGGCCTCCTCTACACCGTCTTGTGGGCCCTGGTATTCTTTCACCACTTCAACACCAGCGTGCAATCAGGTAATAACGCGGCGGTGGCGTCGCCCACCGTGCTCCAGCTCAACCCGTCGGCAGTCTTCTCGGCGTCCCACATCTTCCGCCGGGACCCGTGCGCCGGACGGTACGTGTACATGTACGACCTGCCGCCAAGGTTCAACGCCGACCTCGTCCGCGAGTGCCGCCGGATCTCGGGCTCCCCCAACGTGTGCAAGGACGTGGCCACCGACGGGTTCGGCCCGCCCATCACGGGCGGAGGCGAGGGCGGGTCGCTGCCGGAGCGGGGCGCCTACGACACCGACCAGTACATGCTGGGCGTCATCTTCCACGCCCGGATGCGGCACCACGAGTGCCTCGCGTCCGAGCCTGCCGCGGCCGCCGCGGTGTACGTCCCTTTCTACACCGGGCTCGACGCGGCGATGCACCTGGACAACGCAGACCTAGCGGTGCGGGACGCCCTGTCGCGGGACCTGGTAGACTGGCTGGCGCGGAGGCCCGAGTGGCGCGCCATGGGCGGGCGCGACCACTTCCTGGTCTCCGGGCGGGGCACGTGGGACTTcctccgccgccccgacgccgacgGCTGGGGCAACGCGCTCATGACCTACCCGGCCATCCGCAACGCCACGTTCCTCACCACTGAGGCGAGTCCGTGGCACGGCCACGACTTCGCCGTGCCGTTTCCGTCGCACTTCCACCCTTCGTCAGACGCGGACGTCGCCGGCTGGCAGGACCGCATGCGCCGTGCGCAGCGCGGCCTGCTCTGGTGCTTCGCCGGCGGGCCCCGTGGCGGCGATACGGGAACCGTGCGTGCCCAGATCATCGAGCAGTGCGGCCGGTCGAGCCGGTGCTCCCTGCTGGGCAAGTCGGCGGTGACGAAGCCGGGGCACTACGCACCAGGCCATGCCATGCGGCTACTCGAGAGCGCCCAGTTCTGCATGCAGCCGCGTGGCGACGGGTACACGCGCAAGTCCACCTTTGGCTCCATGCTGGCCGGCTGCATCCCGGTGTTCTTCCACCCGGTGTCGGCCTACCTCCAGTACACCTGGCACCTGCCTAGAGACTACCGCAGCTACTCCGTGTTCATCCCCGCCGGCGACGTCGGCCGGAATGCTAGTATCGAGGAGGTGCTGAGTAAGATACCGTCGGAGAAGGTGACGCGGATGCGGGAGCAGGTCATCCGGCTCATATCCGACGTGGACCCGGCAGCCAAGGGGGTTACGTTCAAAGATGCGGTGGACGTGGCCCTTGAGCGTGTCATCCACCGGGTGGCGAAGCACCGGCGTGCCGCGGCCGAGGGACGGGAGCTCGTGGACAGCGTCGACGGAGGTGATAGCTGGAAGTACGACTTGCTACAAGATGGGCAGGAGAAGATAGGTCCTCATGAGTTTGATCAATATCTGTACATGCACGTAACCAAAGATATGGAGTATTTTG TGCCTCAAAAGTACCATGTTCCAGTACGAACTAGCAGAAAAAAGCATCTAGAGAttagtgcaacaacaacttgggaAAATGGGAAACAAAGCTTGATCAACCTTGTGTGGGAACTGGGGACATCTAGTGGACGGGTGGACGACCTCGTCGTCGTCGAGCTCATCGGGTATCAGAAAAGGGTTAGTCGGGCATGGCAGGTCCCAGTCCACAGGTACAGGAAAGTCAAGCTCAGAACCTTGCAGACCTGCTCAGGCCAGCCAGCGCAGGGGGAAGTCGACCGTGATTGGGGAGCCGGAGCCAGCTTGGTCGCCGGAG AGCTGGAGCACGACGAGGTCCTCGTGCTCGTCGTGAGCAGGCACGATGTAACAGAAGTCGTCGAGGACCATGATGAGGGAGAGAAGCCGTGGCCGCATGGAAAGACTAACTGCAAGAAAGAGGACAAGTGTGATGCGGCGTGGATTTCCTTGCATGCAACTTCggaagccatgatgaccaagaagGATACAAGGAAGGAGAAGTGCCCACAAGACAAAGAAGAGAAAATGAAGGCCTTCATAGAGATACAAAGGAAGAGGCTCGAGATGGAGGCGGTGAAGCAAACGAAGAAGCTCGAGATGGAGGCGGGGAAGAAAAGGAGGATGCTTGAGATCGAGGCTACCAATGCCAAGACCAAAGCAAAAGAAGTGGCGCTCGCTTGCATGGCGaaggggtggagatcatga